One window of Cryobacterium arcticum genomic DNA carries:
- a CDS encoding LLM class flavin-dependent oxidoreductase: MPSAEPTTPSPLVFWSVAGGDLRRRLDTIAQLDAAGVDAVLLAHESLAAADPILLAGAASRRAPRIGLIVALSPWLQPPFHTARALGTLDALTRGRAGWLVDAGPAPFSSTDDTARWNASGVTDPAELDRAAADYLTATAALWNSWEPGALIADVDAGQYVDPARVHVPHHRGEFFAVRGPLNMPRSPQGRPVIVARWPQGATDPDAASAAADLLVVNVEADVAAARLHAATVLLELTGTAATAPPRTTADGYLFSGIDDPALYGQVVHTVLPGLLPHRGRGGLLRERLGLPAPDFDWADPTQTPATTARARTAPARTAPARTASATTEDPA; the protein is encoded by the coding sequence ATGCCGTCAGCTGAACCCACCACGCCCTCGCCCCTGGTGTTCTGGAGCGTCGCGGGCGGCGACCTGCGCCGCCGCCTCGACACGATCGCCCAGCTGGACGCCGCCGGCGTCGACGCCGTGCTGCTCGCCCACGAGTCGCTGGCCGCCGCCGACCCGATCCTGCTCGCCGGCGCCGCCAGCCGGCGTGCGCCGCGGATCGGCCTGATCGTCGCCCTGTCGCCGTGGCTGCAGCCGCCGTTCCACACGGCCCGGGCGCTGGGCACACTGGACGCGCTCACCCGCGGCCGGGCGGGCTGGCTGGTCGACGCGGGGCCGGCCCCCTTCTCCTCCACCGACGACACCGCCCGCTGGAACGCGTCGGGCGTCACCGACCCTGCTGAGCTCGACCGCGCCGCGGCCGACTACCTCACCGCCACCGCCGCCCTCTGGAATTCCTGGGAGCCCGGCGCCCTCATTGCCGACGTGGACGCCGGCCAGTACGTCGACCCGGCCCGCGTGCACGTGCCGCACCACCGCGGGGAGTTCTTTGCCGTGCGCGGGCCGCTCAACATGCCCCGCTCGCCGCAGGGCCGCCCGGTCATCGTGGCCCGCTGGCCGCAGGGCGCCACGGATCCGGACGCGGCGAGCGCCGCCGCCGACCTGCTGGTGGTGAACGTTGAAGCGGATGTCGCCGCGGCCAGGCTCCACGCCGCCACGGTGCTCCTCGAACTGACCGGTACCGCGGCGACCGCGCCGCCGCGGACGACGGCCGACGGGTACCTGTTCTCCGGCATCGACGACCCCGCGCTCTACGGCCAGGTCGTGCACACGGTGCTGCCGGGCCTGCTGCCGCACCGCGGCCGCGGCGGGCTGCTGCGCGAGCGCCTGGGCCTGCCCGCTCCGGACTTCGACTGGGCCGACCCCACTCAGACCCCGGCCACCACGGCCCGCGCACGCACAGCACCTGCACGCACAGCCCCTGCACGCACAGCTTCGGCCACGACGGAGGACCCCGCATGA
- a CDS encoding LLM class flavin-dependent oxidoreductase, with product MNAEPTPPTTSHDERRRMVLGWFMNYMPTAWNRPWAGSTPTGWTDGEFYVDMARALERASIDLVMLEDSSVVPENFGSSMTAEFKATTKAPKHDPLPLAAAISQATERLGIVTTMSTSLYPPHRLAQLQATLDQLSDGRAGWNIVTSFENLAAQNVGLDTLWEHDERYARAEEYVSLVDEFWTGADGVAFDGDYYAAAAPSALPPVQRRPVLCQAGGSSAGMDFAARWADLIVSVPTGLPAMKAYRDGIRQRLERAGTDPDSCRVLYMVTPILGETVAEAEAKEARMYSADGDNFLRRLVQLSNVSEIDFAQYDLDRPIPEDATTNGAQSILDAMKAATRGSSLRQAMAGKGESTSLRLVGTPQTVADQMEEAMEFVGGDGFLLFHGGGGLISRHYLDEVLDGLVPELQRRGLAQTGYGPGTFGERLAAR from the coding sequence ATGAACGCCGAGCCCACTCCCCCGACCACCAGCCACGACGAGCGTCGCCGGATGGTCCTGGGCTGGTTCATGAACTACATGCCCACGGCCTGGAACCGGCCGTGGGCCGGCAGCACCCCCACCGGCTGGACCGACGGCGAGTTCTACGTCGACATGGCCCGTGCCCTGGAGCGGGCCTCGATCGACCTGGTGATGCTGGAAGACTCCAGCGTGGTTCCGGAGAACTTCGGCAGCAGCATGACGGCCGAATTCAAAGCCACGACCAAGGCGCCCAAGCACGACCCGCTGCCCCTGGCCGCGGCCATCTCCCAGGCCACCGAGCGGCTCGGCATCGTCACCACGATGAGCACCAGCCTGTACCCGCCGCACCGCCTCGCCCAGCTGCAGGCCACCCTCGACCAGCTCAGCGACGGCCGGGCGGGTTGGAACATCGTGACCTCGTTCGAGAACCTGGCCGCGCAGAACGTCGGGCTCGACACCCTCTGGGAACACGACGAGCGGTACGCCCGTGCCGAGGAGTACGTGAGCCTGGTCGACGAGTTCTGGACCGGCGCCGACGGGGTCGCCTTCGACGGCGACTACTACGCGGCTGCGGCCCCGTCCGCCCTGCCGCCGGTGCAACGCCGCCCCGTGCTGTGCCAGGCCGGGGGCTCCTCCGCCGGGATGGACTTCGCAGCCCGCTGGGCCGACCTGATCGTGTCGGTGCCCACCGGCCTGCCGGCCATGAAGGCGTACCGCGACGGCATCCGCCAGCGACTCGAGCGCGCCGGCACCGACCCCGACTCCTGCCGGGTGCTCTACATGGTCACACCGATCCTGGGCGAGACCGTCGCCGAGGCGGAGGCCAAGGAGGCCCGGATGTACTCGGCCGACGGCGACAACTTCCTGCGCCGCCTGGTGCAGCTCTCCAACGTCTCGGAGATCGACTTCGCCCAGTACGACCTCGACCGGCCGATCCCCGAGGATGCCACCACCAACGGGGCGCAGAGCATCCTGGATGCCATGAAGGCCGCCACCCGCGGGTCGAGCCTGCGGCAGGCCATGGCCGGCAAGGGCGAGTCCACCTCGCTCCGCCTCGTCGGCACCCCGCAGACCGTGGCCGACCAGATGGAGGAGGCCATGGAATTCGTCGGCGGCGACGGCTTCCTGCTCTTCCACGGCGGCGGCGGACTGATCAGCCGGCACTACCTCGACGAGGTGCTCGACGGCCTCGTCCCCGAACTGCAACGCCGCGGCCTCGCCCAGACCGGGTACGGCCCCGGAACCTTCGGCGAGCGCCTCGCCGCCCGCTGA
- a CDS encoding ABC transporter permease, which translates to MTTATPTRTSEPDLGKHDFTAPARQPFNWGGFTERWALVGGLLVLVLICMAVFPQFRTMSLFTTMVNAQSLVLLLGLTATVVLRLGDFDLSVAQTMVATGALVAQLTKMGVPSGLAVLVGLGLGVAVGLINALLVVRVGVDSFVATLGSFTALSGFAYLITNSRIISGIPDEFVNFSRSQLLGIPLISWYAWALVIVLWYVYQRTPLGRYSLFIGGNRNAARLSGVPVNRIRTGAYVVSGLLASFIGVCFIGYFGAVDPSVGSQYMLQPFAAAFLGATAIAVGRFNAFGTVAALYLLTVGITALQLLGAQTWVSNVFYGVALMVAVTAAKLAGSRRGGGHTR; encoded by the coding sequence ATGACAACGGCAACCCCCACCCGCACCTCCGAACCGGACCTCGGGAAGCATGACTTCACCGCTCCGGCCCGCCAACCCTTCAACTGGGGCGGCTTCACCGAACGGTGGGCGCTCGTGGGCGGCCTGCTGGTTCTCGTGCTCATCTGCATGGCGGTCTTCCCCCAGTTCCGCACCATGTCCCTGTTCACCACCATGGTGAACGCGCAGTCGCTGGTGCTGCTGCTCGGCCTCACCGCCACGGTGGTGCTGAGGCTGGGCGACTTCGACCTGTCGGTCGCGCAGACCATGGTCGCCACCGGCGCCCTCGTCGCCCAGCTCACCAAGATGGGCGTGCCCTCCGGCCTGGCCGTGCTGGTCGGCCTCGGCCTCGGCGTGGCCGTGGGGCTGATCAACGCGCTCCTCGTGGTGCGGGTGGGCGTTGACTCGTTCGTCGCGACGCTCGGCTCGTTCACCGCGCTGTCGGGCTTCGCCTACCTGATCACCAACAGCCGCATCATCTCGGGCATCCCCGACGAGTTCGTCAACTTCTCCCGCTCCCAGCTACTCGGAATCCCGCTGATCAGCTGGTATGCCTGGGCCCTGGTCATCGTGCTCTGGTACGTCTACCAGCGCACCCCGCTGGGCCGGTACAGCCTCTTCATCGGCGGCAACCGCAACGCCGCCCGACTGTCCGGGGTGCCGGTCAACCGCATCCGCACCGGCGCCTACGTCGTGTCGGGCCTCCTCGCCTCCTTCATCGGCGTCTGCTTCATCGGCTACTTCGGCGCCGTGGACCCGAGCGTGGGCTCGCAGTACATGCTGCAGCCGTTCGCCGCCGCGTTCCTGGGCGCCACCGCCATCGCGGTCGGCCGGTTCAACGCCTTCGGCACCGTTGCCGCCCTCTACCTGCTCACGGTGGGCATCACCGCCCTGCAGCTGCTCGGCGCGCAGACCTGGGTCTCCAACGTCTTCTACGGCGTCGCCCTGATGGTGGCCGTCACCGCGGCCAAACTCGCCGGCAGCCGCCGCGGCGGCGGGCACACCCGATGA
- a CDS encoding NtaA/DmoA family FMN-dependent monooxygenase (This protein belongs to a clade of FMN-dependent monooxygenases, within a broader family of flavin-dependent oxidoreductases, the luciferase-like monooxygenase (LMM) family, some of whose members use coenzyme F420 rather than FMN.), with the protein MFHLGWFLGNGFGIQPWNAKGGDGPWVGSNVTDWMKPDIYVDLATSMERAGFDYILIEDTAMVEDSYKGTAETSLRRGFMAPKNDPMPLVPLMTQRTKHIGIIPTASVIQYPPYLAARLFTTLDHLTEGRVGMNVVTSVTDRVAQNYGFAQHFDHDERYLMAQEWVDVVQQLQGSWQPGAVLADLESGIYADHTKVEPIDFVGKYFSSRGPLNTIPGPQGRPPVASAGGSEAGRDMAARYDDTMMSMCKTVEEMKEYRADMRRRVASYGRDPDKVKFLFLVTPVIAATDQEARDLAAASLAGRASDAAIEYNLWNMSYTSGGRIDFGAIDPDTLVSDIDFSRQNGEHSSVAAIFQDSAGKTLRDVVASSFQITDLGLVGSPDTVAAKMGEIMDEVGGDGFLLYLPTTRRNMAEVADGLAPALRRRGLIRDGYSGTTLRDHLVEF; encoded by the coding sequence ATGTTCCACCTCGGCTGGTTTCTCGGCAACGGTTTCGGCATTCAGCCCTGGAATGCCAAGGGCGGTGACGGCCCCTGGGTGGGCTCGAACGTCACCGACTGGATGAAGCCCGACATCTACGTCGACCTGGCCACCTCGATGGAGCGGGCCGGCTTCGACTACATCCTCATCGAGGACACGGCCATGGTCGAGGACAGCTACAAGGGCACGGCGGAGACCAGCCTGCGGCGCGGATTCATGGCCCCCAAGAACGACCCGATGCCGCTTGTACCGCTGATGACCCAGCGCACCAAGCACATCGGCATCATCCCCACCGCCTCGGTTATCCAGTACCCGCCCTACCTGGCCGCCCGGCTGTTCACCACCCTCGACCACCTCACCGAGGGCCGGGTGGGCATGAACGTCGTCACCAGCGTCACCGACCGGGTGGCGCAGAACTACGGTTTCGCGCAGCACTTCGACCACGACGAGCGTTACCTGATGGCGCAGGAATGGGTGGACGTGGTGCAGCAGCTGCAGGGCTCCTGGCAACCCGGCGCGGTTCTCGCCGACCTGGAGAGCGGCATCTACGCCGACCACACCAAGGTCGAACCGATCGACTTCGTGGGCAAGTACTTCTCCTCCCGCGGACCGTTGAACACCATCCCTGGTCCGCAGGGCCGCCCGCCGGTGGCGTCGGCCGGCGGCTCGGAGGCCGGCCGGGACATGGCCGCCCGCTACGACGACACCATGATGTCGATGTGCAAGACCGTCGAGGAGATGAAGGAGTACCGCGCCGACATGCGCCGCCGGGTCGCCTCGTACGGCCGGGATCCCGACAAGGTCAAGTTCCTGTTCCTGGTCACCCCGGTCATCGCCGCCACCGACCAGGAGGCCAGGGACCTGGCCGCGGCCTCTCTCGCGGGCCGCGCGAGTGACGCCGCGATCGAGTACAACCTCTGGAACATGTCGTACACCAGCGGCGGCCGTATCGACTTCGGCGCCATCGATCCCGACACCCTGGTGTCCGACATCGACTTCAGCCGGCAGAACGGCGAACACAGTTCAGTTGCGGCCATCTTCCAGGACAGCGCGGGCAAGACCCTGCGCGACGTCGTCGCCAGCTCCTTCCAGATCACCGACCTCGGCCTCGTCGGCAGCCCCGACACCGTCGCCGCCAAGATGGGCGAGATCATGGACGAGGTCGGCGGTGACGGCTTCCTGCTCTACCTGCCCACCACCCGCCGCAACATGGCCGAGGTCGCCGACGGCTTGGCGCCGGCGCTGCGGCGCCGCGGCCTGATCCGCGACGGCTACTCCGGCACGACGCTCCGCGATCACCTTGTGGAGTTCTGA
- a CDS encoding alpha/beta fold hydrolase, translated as MRRGYLDLADGQVHLRECGAGETLVLLLHQTAASSVMFEKFAGELATGELGRTHRFVALDTPGFGMSYRPAGPYDVADWARVVLEAADVLGADSFHLLGHHTGAAIAIAVAAAAPERVSSLAMIGPLVLSAAERAEWEASVTGLVVDEAGSHLATVWRQVATIDGDPLAYPPDLALRQRETVDKLAAGERWHEAYLTVFRTDLGAQLASTTCPAVLFSGVADVLHPYAAATLATRSDIEFHELAAGAYLLDQQPALVSGPYARFLQRVASVPRRVAPADSPAPFGGSHAVS; from the coding sequence ATGCGCCGCGGCTACCTCGACCTCGCCGACGGGCAGGTCCACCTGCGCGAGTGCGGCGCGGGCGAGACCCTGGTGCTCCTGCTGCACCAGACCGCCGCGTCCTCGGTCATGTTCGAGAAATTCGCCGGCGAACTCGCCACCGGAGAGCTGGGCCGCACCCACCGGTTCGTGGCACTCGACACCCCGGGCTTCGGCATGTCGTACCGGCCGGCCGGCCCGTACGACGTGGCCGACTGGGCCCGGGTCGTGCTCGAGGCGGCGGATGTGCTGGGCGCGGACTCGTTCCACCTGCTCGGGCACCACACCGGCGCGGCCATCGCCATCGCGGTGGCCGCGGCGGCGCCGGAGCGCGTGTCGAGCCTGGCGATGATCGGTCCGCTGGTGCTCTCCGCCGCGGAGCGCGCCGAGTGGGAGGCATCCGTCACCGGCCTGGTCGTCGACGAGGCCGGCAGCCACCTGGCCACGGTCTGGCGGCAGGTCGCCACCATCGACGGCGACCCGCTCGCGTACCCGCCCGACCTCGCTCTACGCCAGCGTGAAACCGTCGACAAGCTCGCTGCCGGCGAGCGCTGGCACGAGGCCTACCTCACGGTGTTCCGCACCGATCTCGGCGCCCAGCTGGCGTCGACCACCTGCCCGGCCGTGCTGTTCAGCGGCGTGGCCGACGTGCTGCACCCCTATGCCGCCGCGACGCTGGCCACGCGGAGCGACATCGAATTCCATGAACTCGCCGCGGGAGCGTACCTGCTTGATCAGCAGCCGGCTCTCGTCTCCGGTCCCTACGCTCGGTTCCTCCAGCGGGTCGCGTCGGTGCCGCGCAGGGTGGCCCCGGCCGACTCCCCGGCCCCCTTCGGAGGTTCCCATGCCGTCAGCTGA
- a CDS encoding LLM class flavin-dependent oxidoreductase, protein MKCGVFLPTANNGYIYSTNAPQYQPTYALNKQITVDAEKHGYDFALSMVKYRGFGGETDYWNHAVESTVLMAALVEATSTIKLWASVGVPSVNPAMVARLGATLDDASAGRFGVNIVAGWNRYEYEQMGMWPSEDYYTDRYAYSAEFISILRGLWEHGRLTHQSDFFALDDCLVQPTPEHGVTVIVPGQSPASLDVAAAHADVNFILGPIDELAQAAAGLAERCARLGRHCESAVLLGIIMAETDEEAVAEAQHYMAGVDLGAQAGIAAAARNDRTGTAVNVGLKRQEGGVPPVVFDHPDRAAFLQGSCWYSPHIVGSYRRIAAYLDALDEEAGVASAVLTFADYTTDVVRFAEKVMPLMHTYQAPAR, encoded by the coding sequence ATGAAGTGCGGAGTGTTCCTGCCCACGGCCAACAACGGCTACATCTACTCGACCAACGCTCCGCAATATCAGCCGACCTACGCGCTGAACAAGCAGATCACGGTGGATGCCGAGAAGCACGGCTACGATTTCGCCCTCTCCATGGTGAAGTACCGCGGCTTCGGCGGGGAGACCGACTACTGGAACCACGCGGTGGAGTCGACGGTGCTCATGGCCGCGCTGGTCGAAGCGACCAGCACCATCAAACTCTGGGCATCCGTCGGGGTGCCCTCGGTGAACCCGGCCATGGTCGCCCGCCTCGGCGCCACCCTCGACGACGCCTCCGCGGGCCGGTTCGGCGTGAACATCGTCGCCGGGTGGAACCGCTACGAATACGAGCAAATGGGCATGTGGCCCTCCGAGGACTACTACACCGACCGGTACGCCTACAGCGCCGAGTTCATCAGCATCCTGCGCGGGCTCTGGGAGCACGGCCGGCTCACCCACCAGAGCGACTTCTTCGCCCTTGACGACTGCCTCGTGCAGCCCACGCCCGAACACGGCGTCACCGTGATCGTGCCGGGCCAGTCACCCGCGAGCCTGGATGTGGCGGCGGCCCACGCCGACGTCAACTTCATCCTCGGGCCCATCGACGAACTCGCCCAGGCCGCCGCCGGACTCGCCGAGCGCTGCGCACGGCTCGGCCGGCACTGTGAGAGCGCCGTGCTGCTGGGCATCATCATGGCCGAGACCGACGAGGAAGCCGTGGCCGAGGCACAGCACTACATGGCCGGCGTCGACCTGGGCGCCCAGGCCGGCATCGCCGCGGCCGCCCGCAACGACCGCACCGGAACCGCCGTGAACGTGGGCCTGAAACGACAGGAGGGTGGCGTGCCGCCGGTGGTCTTCGACCACCCGGACCGGGCCGCGTTCCTGCAGGGGTCCTGCTGGTACTCCCCGCACATCGTCGGCTCCTACCGGCGCATCGCCGCCTATCTCGACGCCCTCGATGAGGAGGCCGGGGTGGCCAGCGCCGTCCTCACCTTCGCCGACT
- a CDS encoding NtaA/DmoA family FMN-dependent monooxygenase (This protein belongs to a clade of FMN-dependent monooxygenases, within a broader family of flavin-dependent oxidoreductases, the luciferase-like monooxygenase (LMM) family, some of whose members use coenzyme F420 rather than FMN.) — MSADPFRLGWFGNLTAPEWKTPYRGNDPLTWFNGDFHVDMVQNLERAGFDFIMLEDSLMVPDIYQGTAEIELKHARYAPKMDPVVAAAMLARATKHIGIIATASSTFSHPYQLARQFATINNLSGGRVGWNVVTSSEDRAAQNFGLDKLPEHDLRYEMAEEFMAAVKALWGSWGEGAILADAESGYYADFEKVQPVHYEGEYYKTRGPLNIPAGPNGRPVICQAGGSPRGRDFAAKHADVILAIPNGAAGAKEYRDDIRRRAALIGRDPDEIKVFSVVYPIVGETARDAEEKNAAWYARKQHNFEVQMTHFAATMEIDFSPYDPDQPIPDDVSTNGHQSTLEIWRKQLAGKTIREGFSGMRVQTTEMVGTPDGIAAQMDEFMQEVGGDGFLIYGQPISRQYVAEMTDGVAPALQRRGLLRTSYAHDTLLGNLNSFS; from the coding sequence ATGTCCGCAGACCCCTTCCGCCTCGGCTGGTTCGGCAACCTCACCGCCCCAGAATGGAAGACCCCGTACCGCGGTAACGACCCGCTCACCTGGTTCAACGGCGACTTCCACGTCGACATGGTGCAGAACCTCGAACGCGCCGGTTTCGACTTCATCATGCTCGAGGACTCGCTCATGGTGCCCGACATCTACCAGGGCACCGCGGAGATCGAACTCAAGCACGCCCGGTACGCCCCCAAGATGGACCCGGTGGTCGCTGCAGCCATGCTCGCCCGCGCCACCAAGCACATCGGCATCATCGCCACCGCATCGAGCACCTTCTCGCACCCGTACCAGCTGGCCCGCCAGTTCGCCACGATCAACAACCTCAGCGGCGGCCGGGTCGGCTGGAACGTCGTCACCTCCAGCGAAGACCGGGCCGCCCAGAACTTCGGCCTCGACAAGCTGCCGGAGCACGACCTGCGTTACGAGATGGCCGAAGAGTTCATGGCCGCGGTGAAGGCGCTCTGGGGCTCGTGGGGGGAAGGCGCCATCCTCGCCGACGCCGAGAGCGGCTACTACGCCGACTTCGAGAAGGTTCAGCCCGTGCACTACGAGGGCGAGTACTACAAGACCCGCGGCCCGCTCAACATCCCGGCCGGCCCGAACGGCCGCCCGGTGATCTGCCAGGCCGGCGGCTCGCCGCGCGGCCGGGACTTCGCCGCCAAACACGCCGATGTCATCCTTGCCATCCCCAACGGCGCCGCCGGCGCCAAGGAATACCGCGACGACATCCGCCGCCGCGCCGCGCTGATCGGCCGCGACCCCGACGAGATCAAGGTGTTCTCCGTGGTGTACCCGATCGTGGGCGAGACCGCCCGCGACGCCGAGGAGAAGAACGCTGCCTGGTACGCACGCAAGCAGCACAACTTCGAGGTGCAGATGACCCACTTCGCGGCCACCATGGAGATCGACTTCTCGCCGTACGACCCCGACCAGCCGATCCCCGACGACGTGTCCACGAACGGCCACCAGAGCACCCTGGAGATCTGGCGCAAGCAGCTGGCCGGCAAGACCATCCGTGAGGGCTTCAGCGGCATGCGGGTGCAGACCACCGAGATGGTCGGCACGCCCGACGGCATCGCGGCCCAGATGGACGAGTTCATGCAGGAGGTCGGCGGCGACGGATTCCTCATCTACGGCCAGCCGATCAGCCGGCAGTACGTGGCCGAGATGACGGATGGCGTGGCCCCGGCCCTGCAGCGCCGCGGCCTGCTGCGCACGAGCTACGCGCACGACACCCTGCTCGGCAACCTCAACTCGTTCAGCTGA
- a CDS encoding sugar ABC transporter ATP-binding protein gives MTARTAGRAGTDARIALSVRNLSKHYGGAIALADVSLTVRAGEVHALLGQNGCGKSTLIKSLTGVVIPDAGEVEVFGSPLHMPTTDPHTRGIAVIHQDIGLVDSMTVLENLGINARYGARLLSPVNVKKERAIYTDLMHRLGVEFDLDAEVSTLSPAERALLAVARAMRLMDGDSTEQLFILDEPTAALSKPEAARLLDLMRRVADLGAGVVFVSHRLSEVMEVCDRATVMRAGRDIVEVKVSETSRAELVAHMLGRRMDDFFPTPPAFTGGPARLMVDGLSGERVSQVSFSAHAGEVVGVTGLAGMGQEELPFLLFGEDSPTAGRIEVDGAPARFASPTAAIRAGVALVPGNRLRDGVWIAGTAEENVTLPVIDRFFGLFGIRTKAVQQRAFELMGQVDVSPNRPDYAMAGFSGGNQQKVVFAKWLQLEPGVLLLDEPTQGVDPGAAKALLNDAMVAAAAGSAVVVFSGEHELLAAICHRVIVLHHGQVIAELGRDSLTEHALLEACEAAPSEISVAA, from the coding sequence ATGACCGCCCGCACCGCCGGCCGGGCCGGTACGGATGCCCGCATCGCCCTGTCCGTGCGGAACCTCAGCAAGCACTACGGCGGCGCCATCGCGCTGGCGGACGTGTCGCTCACGGTGCGTGCCGGCGAGGTGCACGCCCTGCTCGGCCAGAACGGCTGCGGCAAGAGCACCCTGATCAAGAGCCTGACCGGGGTCGTCATCCCCGACGCCGGCGAGGTGGAGGTCTTCGGTTCCCCGCTGCACATGCCCACCACCGACCCGCATACCCGCGGCATCGCCGTGATCCACCAGGACATCGGCCTGGTCGACTCGATGACCGTGCTGGAGAACCTCGGCATCAACGCCCGCTACGGCGCCCGCCTGCTCAGCCCGGTCAACGTGAAGAAGGAACGTGCCATCTACACCGACCTGATGCACCGCCTGGGCGTCGAATTCGACCTCGACGCCGAGGTCTCCACCCTCAGCCCGGCCGAGCGGGCACTGCTCGCGGTGGCCCGCGCCATGCGCCTGATGGACGGTGACAGCACCGAGCAGCTCTTCATCCTCGACGAACCCACCGCCGCCCTGTCCAAGCCCGAAGCCGCGCGTCTGCTCGACCTGATGCGCCGGGTCGCCGACCTCGGCGCCGGGGTGGTCTTCGTCAGCCACCGGCTCTCCGAGGTGATGGAGGTCTGCGACCGTGCCACGGTCATGCGCGCCGGCCGGGACATCGTCGAGGTGAAGGTGAGCGAGACCAGCCGCGCCGAGCTCGTCGCGCACATGCTCGGCCGCCGGATGGACGACTTTTTTCCCACCCCGCCGGCCTTCACGGGCGGCCCCGCCCGCCTCATGGTCGACGGCCTCAGCGGCGAGCGGGTGTCGCAGGTGAGCTTCAGCGCACACGCCGGCGAGGTCGTCGGCGTCACCGGGCTGGCCGGGATGGGCCAGGAAGAGCTGCCGTTCCTGCTCTTCGGCGAAGACTCCCCCACCGCTGGGCGCATCGAGGTCGACGGCGCACCGGCCCGGTTCGCCTCCCCGACCGCGGCCATCCGTGCGGGCGTCGCCCTCGTGCCAGGCAACCGGCTGCGTGACGGCGTCTGGATCGCCGGCACCGCGGAGGAGAACGTGACCCTGCCCGTGATCGACCGGTTCTTCGGCCTGTTCGGCATCCGCACCAAGGCCGTGCAGCAACGCGCGTTCGAGCTGATGGGCCAGGTCGACGTGTCGCCCAACCGGCCCGACTACGCCATGGCCGGGTTCAGCGGCGGCAACCAACAGAAGGTGGTCTTCGCCAAGTGGCTCCAGCTGGAGCCCGGGGTGCTGCTGCTCGACGAACCCACCCAGGGCGTCGACCCCGGCGCGGCGAAGGCCCTGCTGAACGATGCCATGGTGGCCGCCGCCGCCGGCAGCGCCGTCGTCGTGTTCTCGGGTGAGCACGAGCTGCTCGCGGCCATCTGCCACCGGGTGATCGTGCTGCACCACGGCCAGGTGATTGCCGAACTGGGCCGTGACAGCCTCACCGAGCACGCCCTGCTCGAGGCCTGCGAGGCCGCACCGAGCGAGATCTCCGTCGCCGCCTGA